The window TAATAGAGGCTAAGTCACTGTAAGACCAGGCAGATATAAAGATGcgaaattattaaaaaggttaCTTGTAACACCATTATAAACTCTGTATATCCTAGTACTTTCAAACCATGGTTCTTGATATTGTTACaaatgctttagaaaaaaaatatacgtAATAGAATTACCTTCCTATTATGAGAATCTAAAATCTAACCTGATATTCACATTAAAAGTAAACTGTTACAGGATGTTCATCCTTGCTCACCACCGGTGTCCTAGAACTGTTGACAGGGGTCTCTCGTGAGACTTGACTACAGTTAGAGTCAACTATAACTGTAAACATCACTGCATCAGTCTGTAGTCCACAGTGTTTAGAAGTCACTGCAGGGTAATGCATCCCTGCCACAAACAAACTCCTCTGGCTCAGCTAGAGACTTTATGTAATCACCCTCTGTTGTCTGCAGGAATCACTCCTGCAGTGACAGAAGCCAGAGTCAGAACACACCCAACCCTTTAAATCCCCAATGAAGCCCCCAATAAATAGAAGCCCTGACCTCAAGGCAAGAGTTAAAGAGACAAGGTGATATCTTGATGACCTCTCTGTCACGCTGCACCGTGGTCATAAAGAGACAAAAAAGGGTCGAGACTGATGCGCAGAGGCTGGACAGATCGCAACGGCACTTCCTGCTTAAGACAGACATGGTGTCGCCAGCAGCTTTTATCTCTTGCATTTTCGCAGAGAACAGAGTACACGATAGATAAGGCATCAcccacagaaaacacacacacacacttttaaactGCCTACTGAGCAGACAGAGGTTCGATATGGCACGGTGACAAATTAAACCTCGCAGCAAATGTGATTATTGTGAGATGTGCCCCACCGAATAGTGTGTATGGGTCAGAACGACACGTCCTCACGGTGATTGTAAAACCTGACATTACCAATCCTCAGGGGTGCAGCCGACTGTCCCCACGAGCAAAGCTTAATAAACATCGTAATAACGCCTTTATGAAAATCTGCAAATGCAGTGTACCGGGAGGGTTTAGGCTTAGGGataaagacataaaacattattagctcactataaaaaaaagttccacCTTGATAGAAAAGCAATACAGGTTTTGCCTGTTCGAAATATCATCACAAGAATAATGAAATCTGAAATAGCCTACACTGTGGAGGCTTGCATATGGtctatatgcaaaaaaaacaaaaacaacaacaaataaatagatttgTGAAATTAAACTTGGGTGAGGTTTAGCCTCCTCACATTACAAATTTCGGAAACACAGAAAGCTAGCTCTCTCAGAAGGCatgtcaaaagcaaaaatgcatttactggtATCATGGAGATACTTTTAGGACTAAAACACGCATTAATTTTACATATCGATTTACGAATCAGTTTGATATAACGTCCCATTTTCTGCATTTCAATGCGAGCCACATTATACTACTACTAACGCGCTAACTCCGCGTTAAAACACACACGCGATCAAACGTCGAACGCCTGATTATTTTTCCTCCCTGGACCGCTCGGTGTCGCTGTTGTACCGTGACTCACCGGATCCGTGCTGTTGTCTCAGGATAGACGAGTTGCCCGGCCGAGGCGAAGCTGACGACTTGTCTGCGGAGCCTGTCGTAGTCGTCGAAGGGGGAGCGGGTCCTATTCCAACCGGCGGAGGCACGCCTGGTTTTCCCTGACCCTGGCCCGGCTCGGAAGTGGCCCGTCCACCCGTCGCTGTGTTGCTGTTCCTCAGCGGCCATCGGTTCTGGATGTGAGACACGGCCTCCTCGGCCAGCATTCCCTCGCGGGGTGTCACGCGCAGAGTGGCCTGCACCTTGTATTCCTGAGTCTCATCAGAGTACAAGTCCAAAACCCGACACTCATACACTCCCTCGTCCTCCTTCCGCACGCCCGATAGGCTGAGCTTGTGGGAAATAGCGTTGCCCTGGACCCTCACCGTCTGTTCACCAACAGATAAATAGCACGTCACGACAGGTTTTGTTGACATCACGGTTTTGGCAGCCCAGTCTCATTAGCCACTTGGTTCGTATTATTTACCACTGAACAAAACATAGTTATTACAGGGGTGGAGCTGGTCAGCGCTCAaattgttgtcttaaaaaagTGCATCTATAGGCTAGAAATGAGCCTATAATAAGCAAGTCGCTGCTTTTAGCAAGTTTAATTAGTGCTATATTTTCTTTATGCGTAGCTAAATAGATCTTTTCGAACCTGTGTTAGCCCTggaggtaaccatagcaacggTATGCCCTAGAACTTCGAGTTAGGAACGGTTTGGAACGCTTCGTCGGCGAAACAAGCAGCTGactgtcatcatttatctcTCTATTCGTTACAGATTCACGTCTCACAAGCAGGCTGTAGTTTATCAAAAGTAGTAGCCGTGCGCAGTGAGATTTGAGTGAATCCAACTTCACAAGAATGAGTCCCAATTACTTATAGAACTAGCGTTTTCGAAAACCATTCTAACAGCCACACAATAGCactcactttttaaaaatgctataataatagttgaaatttaatttagacTGCGGACAACTACAAACAGGTCAGTACTATGCtacttatttagtttttaatttgacctttgtaaataaaaaaaatacatttttttcttgttttggaaaataaatcCACGAAAGACGTCTATCATTATTTATCTTACACAAATGGCAGCTGAAAAATCAACAGATCTGTTTGCACTCATACCTTCAAAAAGTACAGAGGAAGAAATGTCGCAACTTtcattaacaattaattaatttttctcattcatactttattttctttcttcaagCGGGATGCCGATTCTACCGAACATTGCAAAAAGTTGAGAGATCCAAAAAAATACGGTTAGTATTTATCATACTCACGCTTATTTTCGTGGCGTCCCGGTGGGCAACCTGTAAAAGATCACATAAAAAACGACATGAGTAGTCAGCATGAGTAGTTTAATTAGGCTACGAAGTTGTCACGATGCCactgtgcattttttattgACGCATGAAAGAcgttacaattaataataaacgaGAGGGCCGT is drawn from Puntigrus tetrazona isolate hp1 chromosome 7, ASM1883169v1, whole genome shotgun sequence and contains these coding sequences:
- the vstm2b gene encoding V-set and transmembrane domain-containing protein 2B, which produces MEKRGLHSVLYYFILNAPLLFCVNATFTEVPKDVSVGEGEDIEMPCAFRAVGVSPFSLEIQWWYLKEAAPKELAHELQISAPANRAKVAHRDATKISTVRVQGNAISHKLSLSGVRKEDEGVYECRVLDLYSDETQEYKVQATLRVTPREGMLAEEAVSHIQNRWPLRNSNTATGGRATSEPGQGQGKPGVPPPVGIGPAPPSTTTTGSADKSSASPRPGNSSILRQQHGSGSGTMAITEPLLYITLLILHKLLPFLFAY